The Phacochoerus africanus isolate WHEZ1 chromosome 15, ROS_Pafr_v1, whole genome shotgun sequence genome has a segment encoding these proteins:
- the GP1BB gene encoding LOW QUALITY PROTEIN: platelet glycoprotein Ib beta chain (The sequence of the model RefSeq protein was modified relative to this genomic sequence to represent the inferred CDS: inserted 2 bases in 2 codons; deleted 1 base in 1 codon; substituted 1 base at 1 genomic stop codon) has translation MALPGSRSSGGGQPGTPILHHPLCPWGLEGSSRQRSCPGFLSPWYPPSFYPHDPCLRTPFSVCSFVNAASCPGDRRTMLVNXAEGVRVLPALLETVGRKLGRPAAWRXRSICAAGSASGLFLAGRQQCGRSAGTLEPGRGGAALSPASEAIASCSRASRXAILSPWAPVSLGSEMLGPFGLSREIPGSDSAGTSNLNPARWPAGRPHRGASLLGPRGALSLLLLLLAPPIRPAVGCPAACRCAGTLVDCGRRGLTWASLPAAFPPDTTELVLTGNNLTALPLGLLDALPALRTVHLGANPWRCDCHLVPLRAWLADRPEREPYRDLRCAAPPALRGRLLPYLAEEELRAACTPGALCHWALAAQLLLLGLGLLHALLLALLLCRLQRLRARVARRWALITPLAAEPTATEQSY, from the exons ATGGCCCTACCAGGCTCTAGgagcagtgggggtgggcagCCTGGCACCCCCATCCTGCACCACCCTCTctgcccctgggggctggagggctCTTCTCGCCAGCGCTCTTGCCCTGGGTTCCTGAGTCCTTGGTACCCCCCCTCCTTCTACCCGCATGATCCCTGCCTCCGAACCCCCTTCTCGGTTTGTTCATTTGTGAATGCTGCGTCCTGTCCTGGTGACAGGAGAACAATGTTGGTGA TCGCAGAGGGTGTCCGTGTGCTCCCTGCACTCCTGGAAACGGTGGGGCGGAAGCTGGGTCGGCCGGCAGCCTGGCGATAGCGCTCTATCTGCGCCGCGGGCTCGGCCTCCGGGTTATTTCTGGCGGGGAGGCAGCAATGCGGTCGG TCCGCGGGCACGCTCGAGCCTGGCAGGGGCGGGGCGGCCTTATCGCCTGCTTCTGAGGCCATTGCCTCGTGCTCCAGAGCTAGCC TCGCCATCCTCTCGCCATGGGCTCCGGTGAGTCTGGGGTCGGAGATGCTCGGTCCTTTTGGCCTTAGTCGAGAGATACCTGGGTCAGACTCAGCGGGGACTTCCAACCT GAACCCTGCCAGGTGGCCCGCTGGCCGGCCTCATCGTGGCGCTTCCCTTCTAGGGCCGCGCGGCGCGCTGagcctgctgctcctgctgctcgCGCCGCCGATCCGCCCGGCCGTGGGCTGTCCCGCCGCGTGTCGCTGCGCGGGGACGCTCGTGGATTGCGGGCGTCGCGGGCTGACCTGGGCCTCGCTGCCCGCTGCCTTCCCGCCAGACACAACCGAACTGGTGCTGACAGGCAACAACCTGACGGCGCTGCCACTCGGGCTGCTGGACGCGCTGCCGGCGCTGCGTACCGTGCACCTGGGAGCCAACCCCTGGCGCTGCGACTGTCACCTGGTGCCGCTGCGCGCCTGGCTCGCCGACCGACCCGAGCGCGAGCCCTACCGCGATCTGCGCTGCGCGGCGCCCCCGGCGCTGCGCGGCCGCCTGCTGCCCTACCTGGCGGAGGAAGAGCTGCGTGCCGCCTGCACGCCCGGCGCGCTCTGCCACTGGGCACTAGCGGCGCAGCTCCTGCTTCTCGGCCTCGGGCTGCTGCACGCGCTGCTGCTGGCGTTGTTGTTGTGCCGCCTGCAGAGGCTGCGCGCCCGCGTCGCGCGCAGGTGGGCGCTAATCACACCACTGGCGGCTGAGCCCACGGCAACCGAGCAGAGCTACTGA
- the SEPTIN5 gene encoding septin-5 isoform X1, giving the protein MSTGLRYKSKLATPEDKQVGSTLAGSPRVSGATADIDKQYVGFATLPNQVHRKSVKKGFDFTLMVAGESGLGKSTLVHSLFLTDLYKERKLLSAEERISQTVEILKHTVDIEEKGVKLKLTIVDTPGFGDAVNNSECWKPITDYVDQQFEQYFRDESGLNRKNIQDNRVHCCLYFISPFGHGLRPVDVGFMKALHEKVNIVPLIAKADCLVPGEIRKLKERIREEIDKFGIHVYQFPECDSDEDEDFKQQDRELKESAPFAVIGSNTVVEAKGQRVRGRLYPWGIVEVENQAHCDFVKLRNMLIRTHMHDLKDVTCDVHYENYRAHCIQQMTSKLTQDSRMESPIPILPLPTPDAETEKLIRMKDEELRRMQEMLQKMKQQMQDQ; this is encoded by the exons ATGAGCACAGGCCTACGGTACAAGAGCAAGCTGGCGACCCCAG AGGACAAGCAG gtgggctCTACCCTCGCAGGTTCTCCACGTGTCTCAGGGGCTACGGCG GACATCGACAAGCAGTACGTGGGTTTCGCCACACTGCCCAACCAGGTGCACCGAAAGTCCGTGAAGAAGGGCTTTGACTTCACACTCATGGTGGCGG GGGAGTCGGGCCTGGGGAAGTCCACGCTGGTCCACAGCCTCTTCCTGACCGACTTGTACAAAGAGCGGAAGTTGCTCAGCGCCGAGG aACGCATCAGCCAGACGGTCGAGATCCTGAAGCACACGGTGGACATTGAAGAGAAGGGTGTCAAGCTGAAGCTCACTATCGTGGACACGCCTGGCTTTGGGGACGCCGTCAACAACTCTGAGTG TTGGAAGCCCATCACCGACTACGTGGACCAACAGTTTGAGCAGTATTTCCGGGACGAGAGCGGCCTCAACCGCAAGAACATCCAGGACAACCGTGTGCACTGCTGCCTGTACTTCATCTCCCCTTTTGGGCACGG GTTGCGGCCAGTGGATGTGGGCTTCATGAAGGCACTGCACGAGAAGGTGAACATCGTGCCCCTCATCGCCAAAGCCGATTGTCTGGTCCCTGGTGAGATCCGGAAGCTCAAGGAGCGG ATCCGGGAGGAGATCGACAAGTTTGGGATCCATGTGTACCAGTTTCCTGAGTGTGACTCAGACGAGGACGAGGACTTCAAGCAGCAGGATCGAGAACTCAAG GAGAGCGCACCCTTCGCTGTTATCGGCAGCAACACGGTGGTGGAGGCCAAGGGGCAGCGGGTCCGGGGGCGACTGTACCCCTGGGGGATCGTGGAGG TGGAGAACCAGGCACACTGCGACTTTGTGAAACTTCGCAACATGCTTATCCGCACACACATGCACGACCTCAAGGACGTGACGTGCGACGTGCACTACGAGAACTACCGGGCCCACTGTATCCAGCAGATGACCAG CAAGCTGACCCAGGACAGCCGCATGGAGAGCCCCATCCCCATCCTGCCACTGCCCACCCCAGATGCCGAGACGGAGAAGCTCATCAGGATGAAGGATGAGGAG CTCAGGCGCATGCAGGAGATGCTGCAGAAAATGAAGCAGCAAATGCAGGACCAGTGA
- the SEPTIN5 gene encoding septin-5 isoform X2 — MDSLAAPQDRLVEQLLSPRTQAQRRLKDIDKQYVGFATLPNQVHRKSVKKGFDFTLMVAGESGLGKSTLVHSLFLTDLYKERKLLSAEERISQTVEILKHTVDIEEKGVKLKLTIVDTPGFGDAVNNSECWKPITDYVDQQFEQYFRDESGLNRKNIQDNRVHCCLYFISPFGHGLRPVDVGFMKALHEKVNIVPLIAKADCLVPGEIRKLKERIREEIDKFGIHVYQFPECDSDEDEDFKQQDRELKESAPFAVIGSNTVVEAKGQRVRGRLYPWGIVEVENQAHCDFVKLRNMLIRTHMHDLKDVTCDVHYENYRAHCIQQMTSKLTQDSRMESPIPILPLPTPDAETEKLIRMKDEELRRMQEMLQKMKQQMQDQ; from the exons ATGGACTCTCTGGCAGCACCCCAGGACCGCCTGGTGGAGCAGCTGCTGTCGCCTCGGACCCAGGCCCAGAGGCGGCTCAAG GACATCGACAAGCAGTACGTGGGTTTCGCCACACTGCCCAACCAGGTGCACCGAAAGTCCGTGAAGAAGGGCTTTGACTTCACACTCATGGTGGCGG GGGAGTCGGGCCTGGGGAAGTCCACGCTGGTCCACAGCCTCTTCCTGACCGACTTGTACAAAGAGCGGAAGTTGCTCAGCGCCGAGG aACGCATCAGCCAGACGGTCGAGATCCTGAAGCACACGGTGGACATTGAAGAGAAGGGTGTCAAGCTGAAGCTCACTATCGTGGACACGCCTGGCTTTGGGGACGCCGTCAACAACTCTGAGTG TTGGAAGCCCATCACCGACTACGTGGACCAACAGTTTGAGCAGTATTTCCGGGACGAGAGCGGCCTCAACCGCAAGAACATCCAGGACAACCGTGTGCACTGCTGCCTGTACTTCATCTCCCCTTTTGGGCACGG GTTGCGGCCAGTGGATGTGGGCTTCATGAAGGCACTGCACGAGAAGGTGAACATCGTGCCCCTCATCGCCAAAGCCGATTGTCTGGTCCCTGGTGAGATCCGGAAGCTCAAGGAGCGG ATCCGGGAGGAGATCGACAAGTTTGGGATCCATGTGTACCAGTTTCCTGAGTGTGACTCAGACGAGGACGAGGACTTCAAGCAGCAGGATCGAGAACTCAAG GAGAGCGCACCCTTCGCTGTTATCGGCAGCAACACGGTGGTGGAGGCCAAGGGGCAGCGGGTCCGGGGGCGACTGTACCCCTGGGGGATCGTGGAGG TGGAGAACCAGGCACACTGCGACTTTGTGAAACTTCGCAACATGCTTATCCGCACACACATGCACGACCTCAAGGACGTGACGTGCGACGTGCACTACGAGAACTACCGGGCCCACTGTATCCAGCAGATGACCAG CAAGCTGACCCAGGACAGCCGCATGGAGAGCCCCATCCCCATCCTGCCACTGCCCACCCCAGATGCCGAGACGGAGAAGCTCATCAGGATGAAGGATGAGGAG CTCAGGCGCATGCAGGAGATGCTGCAGAAAATGAAGCAGCAAATGCAGGACCAGTGA
- the SEPTIN5 gene encoding septin-5 isoform X3 gives MSTGLRYKSKLATPEDKQDIDKQYVGFATLPNQVHRKSVKKGFDFTLMVAGESGLGKSTLVHSLFLTDLYKERKLLSAEERISQTVEILKHTVDIEEKGVKLKLTIVDTPGFGDAVNNSECWKPITDYVDQQFEQYFRDESGLNRKNIQDNRVHCCLYFISPFGHGLRPVDVGFMKALHEKVNIVPLIAKADCLVPGEIRKLKERIREEIDKFGIHVYQFPECDSDEDEDFKQQDRELKESAPFAVIGSNTVVEAKGQRVRGRLYPWGIVEVENQAHCDFVKLRNMLIRTHMHDLKDVTCDVHYENYRAHCIQQMTSKLTQDSRMESPIPILPLPTPDAETEKLIRMKDEELRRMQEMLQKMKQQMQDQ, from the exons ATGAGCACAGGCCTACGGTACAAGAGCAAGCTGGCGACCCCAG AGGACAAGCAG GACATCGACAAGCAGTACGTGGGTTTCGCCACACTGCCCAACCAGGTGCACCGAAAGTCCGTGAAGAAGGGCTTTGACTTCACACTCATGGTGGCGG GGGAGTCGGGCCTGGGGAAGTCCACGCTGGTCCACAGCCTCTTCCTGACCGACTTGTACAAAGAGCGGAAGTTGCTCAGCGCCGAGG aACGCATCAGCCAGACGGTCGAGATCCTGAAGCACACGGTGGACATTGAAGAGAAGGGTGTCAAGCTGAAGCTCACTATCGTGGACACGCCTGGCTTTGGGGACGCCGTCAACAACTCTGAGTG TTGGAAGCCCATCACCGACTACGTGGACCAACAGTTTGAGCAGTATTTCCGGGACGAGAGCGGCCTCAACCGCAAGAACATCCAGGACAACCGTGTGCACTGCTGCCTGTACTTCATCTCCCCTTTTGGGCACGG GTTGCGGCCAGTGGATGTGGGCTTCATGAAGGCACTGCACGAGAAGGTGAACATCGTGCCCCTCATCGCCAAAGCCGATTGTCTGGTCCCTGGTGAGATCCGGAAGCTCAAGGAGCGG ATCCGGGAGGAGATCGACAAGTTTGGGATCCATGTGTACCAGTTTCCTGAGTGTGACTCAGACGAGGACGAGGACTTCAAGCAGCAGGATCGAGAACTCAAG GAGAGCGCACCCTTCGCTGTTATCGGCAGCAACACGGTGGTGGAGGCCAAGGGGCAGCGGGTCCGGGGGCGACTGTACCCCTGGGGGATCGTGGAGG TGGAGAACCAGGCACACTGCGACTTTGTGAAACTTCGCAACATGCTTATCCGCACACACATGCACGACCTCAAGGACGTGACGTGCGACGTGCACTACGAGAACTACCGGGCCCACTGTATCCAGCAGATGACCAG CAAGCTGACCCAGGACAGCCGCATGGAGAGCCCCATCCCCATCCTGCCACTGCCCACCCCAGATGCCGAGACGGAGAAGCTCATCAGGATGAAGGATGAGGAG CTCAGGCGCATGCAGGAGATGCTGCAGAAAATGAAGCAGCAAATGCAGGACCAGTGA